The Vulpes vulpes isolate BD-2025 chromosome 8, VulVul3, whole genome shotgun sequence genome has a window encoding:
- the LOC112916726 gene encoding retinol dehydrogenase 12-like isoform X1 has product MLQWSLLGTLVWSPGSVLLILVLLRLSVRLWHESYLWDLRQCSTDLTGKTAVVTGANSGIGKAVCQELARRGARVILACRNWERGQKALAEIQVASKGTCLLLGQVDLSSMASIRSFARWLLQKYPEIHLLVNNAAISGFPKTLTPEGLDLTFATNYVGPFLLTNLLQGALQQAGSARVVNVSSFRHAHGYVDEKHLTGAGKPLTLTQSYDCSKLLLTSFTGELARRLQGTGVTVNSVDPGVVYTEIMKPYPWLYRFLFWLFSFFCKDVKQGAIPVLYLSLAKELDGVSGKYFSSSCMITLPTEAAQDPQVAQSLWNASVQLTNLDKMD; this is encoded by the exons ATGTTGCAGTGGTCTCTACTTGGCACCCTGGTCTGGAGCCCTGGCTCTGTTCTGCTTATTCTAGTCCTGCTTAGACTAAGTGTGCGGCTCTGGCATGAATCTTATCTTTGGGACCTCCGACAGTGCTCCACAGACCTAACTGGGAAGACAGCAGTCGTGACTGGAGCCAATAGTG GCATCGGAAAGGCTGTATGCCAGGAACTAGCTCGTCGTGGGGCCCGTGTGATCCTCGCCTGCCGTAACTGGGAGCGTGGACAGAAAGCCCTTGCCGAGATCCAAGTAGCCTCAAAGGGGACCTGCCTCCTGCTTGGCCAGGTGGACTTGAGCTCTATGGCCTCCATCCGGAGCTTTGCCCGGTGGCTTCTGCAGAAGTACCCCGAGATACATCTGCTGGTTAACAATGCTGCAATCTCTG GATTCCCCAAGACACTTACCCCAGAGGGCCTTGATCTCACCTTTGCCACCAACTATGTTGGGCCCTTTCTGCTTACAAATCTACTCCAAG GGGCCCTACAACAGGCAGGGTCAGCTCGGGTAGTGAATGTGTCTTCCTTTCGGCATGCACATGGGTATGTTGATGAGAAACATCTGACAGGGGCTGGCAAACCTTTGACCTTAACCCAGAGCTATGACTGCAGCAAACTGCTCTTGACCTCCTTCACTGGGGAGCTTGCCCGGAGACTTCAAGGGACAG GTGTGACTGTGAACTCTGTTGACCCAGGTGTGGTATACACAGAGATCATGAAGCCTTATCCTTGGTTGTACCGCTTCCTTTTCTGGCTCTTCAGCTTCTTCTGTAAG GATGTCAAACAAGGTGCAATCCCAGTCCTCTACCTGAGCTTGGCAAAGGAGTTGGATGgtgtttctggaaaatattttagcaGTTCCTGTATGATAACTCTCCCCACTGAAGCTGCTCAGGATCCTCAAGTGGCCCAAAGCCTCTGGAATGCCTCAGTCCAACTAACAAACCTAGACAAGATGGACTGA
- the LOC112916726 gene encoding retinol dehydrogenase 12-like isoform X2 encodes MLQWSLLGTLVWSPGSVLLILVLLRLSVRLWHESYLWDLRQCSTDLTGKTAVVTGANSGIGKAVCQELARRGARVILACRNWERGQKALAEIQVASKGTCLLLGQVDLSSMASIRSFARWLLQKYPEIHLLVNNAAISGALQQAGSARVVNVSSFRHAHGYVDEKHLTGAGKPLTLTQSYDCSKLLLTSFTGELARRLQGTGVTVNSVDPGVVYTEIMKPYPWLYRFLFWLFSFFCKDVKQGAIPVLYLSLAKELDGVSGKYFSSSCMITLPTEAAQDPQVAQSLWNASVQLTNLDKMD; translated from the exons ATGTTGCAGTGGTCTCTACTTGGCACCCTGGTCTGGAGCCCTGGCTCTGTTCTGCTTATTCTAGTCCTGCTTAGACTAAGTGTGCGGCTCTGGCATGAATCTTATCTTTGGGACCTCCGACAGTGCTCCACAGACCTAACTGGGAAGACAGCAGTCGTGACTGGAGCCAATAGTG GCATCGGAAAGGCTGTATGCCAGGAACTAGCTCGTCGTGGGGCCCGTGTGATCCTCGCCTGCCGTAACTGGGAGCGTGGACAGAAAGCCCTTGCCGAGATCCAAGTAGCCTCAAAGGGGACCTGCCTCCTGCTTGGCCAGGTGGACTTGAGCTCTATGGCCTCCATCCGGAGCTTTGCCCGGTGGCTTCTGCAGAAGTACCCCGAGATACATCTGCTGGTTAACAATGCTGCAATCTCTG GGGCCCTACAACAGGCAGGGTCAGCTCGGGTAGTGAATGTGTCTTCCTTTCGGCATGCACATGGGTATGTTGATGAGAAACATCTGACAGGGGCTGGCAAACCTTTGACCTTAACCCAGAGCTATGACTGCAGCAAACTGCTCTTGACCTCCTTCACTGGGGAGCTTGCCCGGAGACTTCAAGGGACAG GTGTGACTGTGAACTCTGTTGACCCAGGTGTGGTATACACAGAGATCATGAAGCCTTATCCTTGGTTGTACCGCTTCCTTTTCTGGCTCTTCAGCTTCTTCTGTAAG GATGTCAAACAAGGTGCAATCCCAGTCCTCTACCTGAGCTTGGCAAAGGAGTTGGATGgtgtttctggaaaatattttagcaGTTCCTGTATGATAACTCTCCCCACTGAAGCTGCTCAGGATCCTCAAGTGGCCCAAAGCCTCTGGAATGCCTCAGTCCAACTAACAAACCTAGACAAGATGGACTGA
- the C8H2orf81 gene encoding uncharacterized protein C2orf81 homolog, which yields MAHEGSRQERQIRDRGATRSKAEKVRPPTVQVPQVDIVPGRLTEAEWMALMALQEGEDVVGDILADLLARVMDSAFKVYLTQQCIPFTISQAREAMLQITEWRFLARDEGESAVVEDPMWHEDEEPLACTTDAWAQGSVPVLHVPTSMGLEETFQGEDQGSVDQISLGRPWMERGFQKQMESWAPSPELGVTSGPPPTPELFQETGSGSLLGDSAVQSRGHQALVESLNVSRQPSVEMAPDGSPHSSLELSQVASTQVLAQRAQPRSSQLSLEGLYYCTSQPHVAGDRLKLKKEDVPHIDSCVSVASLSAGVPTTLGPSAQLEPQQPRFPDVPLSKLPYRMGCKAGGRLDPMRLPRHWVRPLAEVLVPDSEARSLEAYRGRQRGARTEASEAPARPLTPGPGIGVSPKVFFSFPPSAPFRALGPGPGLQSPPFSLGLPSPGFGSKLPFPRPGLGFLASHPALPDLAQSPSPKLWPGAKWPCGWEGEAELLRDMWAGRSRLNPQGLDPGDQEGQGPHRWPHSAPQVLEATSQVMWKPMLLPDAMKLAPGVSMWNPNTQVLLRSAVPQQEDKESGTSPPVEQHPIPTGAPKPQVTMRQLMKNPTPKVCSFLPKHLPYSGL from the exons AGGCAGGAGAGACAGATCCGGGACCGTGGGGCGACCCGATCCAAGGCAGAAAAGGTGCGGCCTCCTACAGTGCAGGTGCCACAGGTGGACATCGTGCCTGGGCGGCTCACGGAGGCTGAATGGATGGCGCTCATGGCTCTCCAGGAGGGAGAGGATGTTGTGGGGGACATCTTGGCTGATCTGCTGGCCCGAGTCATGGACTCTGCCTTCAAAGTCTACTTGACCCAGCAG TGCATTCCATTCACCATTAGTCAGGCCCGGGAGGCCATGCTGCAGATCACTGAGTGGCGCTTCCTGGCCAGGGATGAGGGGGAATCAGCCGTGGTGGAGGACCCCATGTGGCACGAGGACGAGGAGCCCTTGGCATGCACTACGGATGCCTGGGCTCAGGGATCAGTGCCTGTGCTGCATGTACCCACCTCCATGGGGCTGGAGGAGACCTTCCAAGGCGAA GACCAAGGGAGCGTGGACCAGATCTCCTTAGGAAGACCATGGATGGAGAGAGGCTTTCAGAAGCAGATGGAATCTTGGGCACCTTCTCCAGAGCTGGGAGTCACTTCTGGCCCCCCGCCTACCCCAGAGCTGTTTCAGGAGACAGGGTCCGGGAGTCTTTTAGGGGACTCAGCTGTCCAGTCCAGAGGCCACCAGGCTTTGGTGGAGTCCTTGAATGTAAGCCGCCAACCATCGGTGGAGATGGCTCCCGATGGCAGTCCCCACTCTTCTCTGGAGCTGTCTCAGGTAGCCAGCACCCAGGTCTTGGCCCAGAGGGCACAGCCCCGCAGCTCGCAGTTGTCACTGGAGGGCCTCTATTATTGCACGTCCCAGCCACACGTAGCTGGGGACAGGCTGAAGCTCAAGAAGGAGGACGTGCCCCACATCGACTCCTGCGTGTCGGTGGCCAGCCTCTCCGCCGGTGTCCCCACAACGCTCGGCCCCTCCGCCCAATTAGAGCCACAGCAGCCTCGGTTCCCGGATGTTCCCCTGAGCAAGCTTCCCTACAGGATGGGCTGCAAGGCCGGGGGTCGTCTGGACCCCATGCGCCTGCCGCGCCATTGGGTGCGCCCGTTGGCCGAGGTTCTGGTTCCAGACTCGGAGGCACGATCCCTGGAAGCCTACCGCGGGCGCCAGAGGGGTGCGAGGACCGAGGCTTCTGAGGCTCCCGCCAGGCCTCTAACACCAGGACCTGGTATTGGTGTCTCCCCgaaagttttcttctctttcccacctAGCGCTCCTTTCCGTGCCTTGGGCCCGGGCCCTGGCCTCCAATCCCCCCCTTTTAGCTTAGGCCTACCATCGCCAGGCTTTGGGTCAAAGTTGCCCTTTCCCAGACCTGGCCTTGGCTTTCTTGCCTCTCATCCAGCCCTCCCTGATCTggcccagagccccagccccaAACTGTGGCCAGGTGCCAAATGGCCCTGTggctgggagggggaggctgAGTTGCTGAGGGACATGTGGGCTGGCCGCAGCCGCTTAAATCCACAGGGCCTGGATCCCGGGGACCAGGAGGGTCAGGGTCCTCACAGGTGGCCACATTCGGCACCCCAAGTCCTTGAGGCCACGTCGCAGGTGATGTGGAAGCCCATGTTGCTGCCAGACGCAATGAAACTGGCTCCTGGTGTGAGCATGTGGAACCCAAACACCCAGGTGCTACTCAGATCTGCAGTACCCCAGCAGGAGGACAAAGAAAGTGGCACGTCTCCTCCCGTTGAGCAGCACCCCATCCCGACAGGTGCCCCAAAGCCTCAGGTGACCATGAGACAACTAATGAAGAACCCAACCCCCAAAGTGTGTTCATTCCTCCCCAAGCACCTGCCCTATTCTGGGCTGTGA